AAGATTTTGACGTCCAACGACGCCATGACGTAGCTTTTCATCATGAGACCCCAAACTGTGGGAATCCCCGGAGGAACCCGGCGGAGGACCTTCTCGGCGTCCTCCATAGTGCCCAATTCGACATACATGTTGATGAGCGGGACAACCACGTACTCAGCTAGATCGAGGTTGGATCGGATGGCTTCCGAGTGAATCGACCTCCCGAAGTCGAACAGAAAGAGGCCGACGCAAGCTCGCAGGCCGAAGGCCAAACTGAAGGTCTCAGGCCTGTGGTTCCGGGCGCGGGAGAACTTATAGAGACGCAGGAGGTCGGCGAGGTTGTGGGTGCTGAAGTAGCCGGAGAGCATGGTGTTCCAGGAGTGGGGCGTCTTCATGTGGATTTGGTCGAACGCTTGCTGGGCGTGTCGGGGAGCGTCGAGCTCGAAGTAGGCGTGGGCGAGGCGGGAGCCGAAGACGGCGGAGTGGTGGAGACCATAGAGGAAGAGTTGGGCGTGTAGCTGCCGGAGGCGGCGGAGGGAGAAGCAGCGGGGGAAGAAGGAACTCAGATGTTTGGAGTGGCCGGAAAGAAGCTTGTCGCGGAGGGTAGGATCGCCACACATCTGTTTGCATCAATGGGCGAGAGAGAAAGAGCGCGCCTTGGAATAATCCTCTTTACACGCGACACTTGAACGTCAGTGATCCCGGATAACCGACCCTTTTGACGCCCACATCATCTAAACCTTGTCTCAACGGCGGCAAAATCTCTCTACGTACAACAATAATATATCATTATTTGGGATACCGCCGCACCAAAAACCTCTCGTGGCAAAATCTCTCAATACGTTAAAAGTATATGAACATGCTCCATATCTTAATTTAAAGGCATAATTATGTACATAAATCCTTTCGAAATTAGTAATTTTCACATTTACTTtttttaaactatatatatatatatataaaggcataATTATGTACATAAATCCTTCCGAAATTAGTAATTTTCACATTTACTTtttttaaactatatatatatatatatatatatatatatatatatatatatatatacatttgaatGTCGAAACAAAATCCTAAGTTTGATAAATAGCACCCTAACTAAAAAAAATTCATGCaacatatttttagaaaatgatcaTTTTATTCTCGTCGGTCATCACCCTCCATCTAACCCTTGGCCATTACTTTACTTGTCGTCCTTTCTCTATAAAATTTGCTTAATGACTAAGGTATAATAGTCCCAAACTAGCCTCTCAAGCCATCTATAGTAAAAAAAGTAAAGTAACTtgtttacaaatatttttatatgTGTTATCTATATTTCCTTTTAAAGGGTAGCCTCTCACACTTGGCCTCCTTGCTTACCGGTTGATGGTAAGAAGAGGGTGCAGGAAGGCTACTTGCCATCCCTTGTTCCTTGCTCATGACTAATAATGAGGGAGGGTTGTGCCTCTATCACTAAGTCAAACATAGGAGTGCTATGAGAATTTCTCAAATTAAGAGTGTTTTCTAAAAattcgagatatatatatatatatatatatatatatatatatatatatatatatatatatatatatatatatatatatatatatatatatatatatatatatcgtgtgGGGCATATAAAAACTTAAAAGGAAGAATTACACAAGATATTATCATCGTTCTAATGCTAATGCATGTGTTTTCATTTCTTCTCTTGCAATACTTCAAGGGAAGGCATTTGTTGTAGACGTATAAATATATTGGAAAATTTAACTACAAAGGAACCCTAACTTCCCATGTCAATCGAGTTTGGAACTTGtatcatacatatgtatatgtataatttCATCTATGCAAACCATTAACATAACCTCTACATGCATTCCCtctcaaaatattaatcttcCCATCTTTGAAAGCAATTTACCAGCATAATCCAATCCTATGACGATGATGAGAGTGCTGAATTTGCAAGTTGAGCTGCTTACTACAGTGTGCAGATCTTACTTAAATGTAACTCTTGTCGCCGATGGAAGGGTTCTTTGATGGGAAGTCTGGGAGAGGGGATCTGAAGATAACAGCTCCCTGTGATCCTTTCGGATGTTCCATAATATCTCTGCACAGCTCCGCATGCAGGGCCTGCTCTGCCTGAAAGGAGCTAAACACTGCAAAGCCAGCTCGATGATCTGCTCCAAAGCCAGATTATTTGCTGGTGTTTGTGGAAGATTCGGATCCAAAATCTGAATTGTCCTTCCTTCTCTGAATTTCTTCATCGCCTGATCAGATAATTCaggatcaaataaatcataaattatgtCTTACAACCTTAACAAAATCATAAAGTTTCAACTATTTTACTGCAATTGAAATTTGTGAGAGAAATTACAAGTATTTAAATCGTAGTTTCTATTaagaattaataaataatattctaAAAAGCCTAATTTTAAGACACATGACATTAATTGTATAAAAGACAAAAGCACATACCCATTTTATTGTTACCCTTTCCTTGAGTATTCTTTTACGCTCTATGGGGCGGCGTGCAGATATTAATTCTACTAATAACACACCAAATGAGAATACATCACTTTTGTCCGTAAGTTGATAAGTTCGAATATACTCCGGATCCAAGTAACCAGCAGTTCCTTTAACTTGGGTGGAAATATGGGTAACTCCAGCCTCATTTACACCCAGTCGGGCAAAGCCAAAATCAGCAACCTTGGCACGCAGGTTTTCGGTAAGAAGAATATTAGATGACTTGATATCTCTGTGGATAATAGGATTATCTGCATCAAAGAAAACAATGGATCAGCGCATCCATTTTAATGACAAAGAATGTAACTAATTGCCTTGGTCAAACacttcatataatttaaaaagtgTACGCATAATTTTCCACAGAAGTTTAATGTTTATAAATGTAGACACTTGCACACACAATGGATTTAGTGAAAAAATACTGTTCAGTTTTTTAGCAAAACATACACAgactggtaaaaattcatgcccaaACTGTTGAAATTAATCAAATTCTTCATGTGACATGAGCAAGAACTCAGTGATAAGGTGCATAAAAtacagaaatattgatttgagggTAGACAGGAATCAAGAGAAAAGAACCAGGGTTTCGCTTTCTGCTCTAAAGATGTAGCAGTAATAACACAACTCAAATACCAATTAAGGCGATATACATAGTATGTCCATTGTGATCCCACTTCCAGGGTTACTTAACCACACATGTTTTTGGCTGATTAAAGGTGGTTGATTAACTTGTCAAGGAAGGGTTTATGTGGTAACCCATGATATTGGCTACGTCATAGCTCTTATTCCTGAAGCATATGCTGTTTCAAAAAATGGATTCCATTATATGAACAATCTATTAAATTGTACTAAAACACATCACAAACCACAATGTATATCAGAGTCCAACCAATCCGACCAAGATCAAGACCATATATATGGAAAAAAATAGGTTTAATGAGAGATTAAAGGGTGAATAGCGAATGACTTGGAATTCACATTCCATATGACAAGGAGCATggcacatgaaatgaaaataaatatcacCAAGTCATATTCCCTTTGCCTTTTCTTACCTTCGAAATTATTGTAAGCAAAAAAATTTACCTCCAACAGCATTCATAAGAGATATATAAACTAGAACAACACTACCCAACATACTCCAAATTCTAATTTGTAGTTTTTGTTTAAGAAGGCAAAGAGAAAGAAAATCGAAAGCTGATGCCAAGGAGGAATCCTAGCATTTAAGCTGTAATAGCCTCCCAATCCCCCCCAAAAACTCCCCATCATATACGGAAAACGAAAATTCCATTACACAAAAATTGTATGAGATGACATCTCACTTCCCAAGTAACATCACTTTATGCTCAAATGCAAGgggagaaaaaaaggaaagatcaAGTAAATGAAGTTTAAAGGTATTAAAGCACAAATTTTGTTTCACAACATACTATTTCATACAAGACAAGGAGTGAATGATAGCAAGACTGTCTCTTGACCAAATACATGCAGGACTGattcctttttatttctttgAATCTTCTAAATCAACATTGGAACATGAAACCATAAAGCAAGGCCTTGAGCCAAATATTAGGGCCAGTATATGATTCCTTTCCATTTTTTTCATCAATAAAGACCAACTCAATTGAAGAAGCTGATAAATTCAGTTTGTGATAGTGTATAAGTTGCAGGTGCAAAAGAAAACATACTCCTTACAGCAATAGCATTATAGTCATTCTGAACTCATTGATTTGAAGTTTTCAGCTCCCACTGATTGGAGGAAAGGAAGTAGCAAAATCAATATTTTGTTTCAATCTTACCTGCATACATGTGAAGATATGTGACAGCATGAGCTACATCAACTGCAATATCAAGTCGTGATGAAAGATCAAGATAGCTTCCACGAAAACCTGTATATTCCAGAGCACAAGTTACTACTCAATTTCCCCAACATCAACTAAAAATTCAATGCCATCAGACATCACTCGTCATGACTTGAACTAGTGATGATGAAAGCAAGATAACCAACAAAAGCACAACCATGACATGACCATAGCATCAATATGAAACGAGGAAGAAAAATGACTACCATCAAGATGCTCTCGGAGTGTTCCATTAGGCACATATTCAACCACAATGACTCTCTCATCATTGTCCTCCAAATAACCAAAGAACCTGACCAAATTGAAGTGTTCAATCTGTCCCAATATTTTGATCTCACTCTGGAACTCCACACTCACATGGTTGTCATGCATGCTCTGCATAAGACATCAAAATTCCAATTTTCACATCGGCAACAAGTTGCCACATTAAATggcaaaaacaaaaaaggaactCCACTAACCGTTTTGGCACGTTTAACTGCAATGAGTGTGCCATCATCGAGCATCCCTTTATAAACTGTCCCAAACCCACCTTGCCCAACCTTTAACGAAGGGGAGAAGTTCTTAGTTGCTTGCAAAATCTCCTCCATGTTGAATCGCATAGTCCCAGTTTCTTTCCTCCATGGCGAGTCTCCGCCATGGCATGCCCCGTTTTTTGATGTCCCCAAACTACCATGAAAATTACGAACAGGGGTTGCTACAAAGTGATTGGTAAGTAGAGTTTTAACACTTTGTTCCTCACTATTTCAATTCCACATTGGCACATAAATTTAAACTTCAAAATTCAATCCCAATAACAAAACAAGATTTGTAAAATAAGGTTGGTGGAATCAAAATCTCCAATTAATCAAATAATTGAACTTTACAGTTAAATGGTTCATCAAAGTTCAAGAAAGACATCCACTTAGTGGCGAAAATAAGATCTCTACATTTCAAGAACAAcctgttagattatgtggccctatctctaattatatattatagatttaattagattttaattaccGTTATCGATCAATAGAAAGGAAGTCCAATTATTGCAGAATTCCTTAAGATATAACCTTGATAGGAGTGACTCTTCTAATTATCATCCTAGactctctgctctcgcctataaaaggatAAAACATCATAAGGACGAAACATCAGTTATTGAGATTATAGATCTATTCTCAATCTTTGTTAGTCCCTAATCCATTGCTCATAGCGGTCCTATAaaggataagaagagaggagaaggtgaATCTAGTTTTCCTTGTAAATTGACATCGCTACAGCTTTCGGATCTAACGACAATGCACCTGCAGATCAAATAAAGGCTTTCtaaatggcatcaaaaggtacatcataaatttgatctattattatttgatttcagctTCTGGTATTAATGTCTTTCACATAACAATAGCATAATCACgttttttatgctaacaattggtatcagagtcgtgttttaaaattaaatatcttagatctatttattagtACTCTTCGTTTACGAAAATgtgttatttgattttgatttataatGCTTAAATGATTTGTCTTTATTGTCAATTTGCTTTTCTATTTAGTTCGTCTTGTCACCTACTTATAGGCAATGTAAGGTTCCTCGTATTTGATCGATGGACCGCCGTCGACAGCTTGCTGTCGACGATAGTATTGTTAAGGGTAACATCCTCCAATGATCGCCAACCTAGTTgcaggcagcgactgcgtatagaTGCTACTATACACAACGAAAGCACCATGGGATGTAATAACCAATGAAGATCGCATGCACGACAACCAATGAAGATCGCATGCACGACTACTTGTGTGTAGCAACCTTGTGACGACTAGCCTGCCTTGGTCACCTGTGGCTACAGCAATGTTGCTGCTTGCGGCGGCTACAATAATGTTGTTGCTTGGTAGCTGCAACAATGCCGCTGCGGTAGCATTTGCTAGCTGTGACTGGTGTCAACTAGACGCTGAAGGCTGGCAGAGTATGCAACGGAGGAAGCCACTATAGATCTCTTGGGAGTTGTGGAAGGGGTTGCAATGGAAAAGGGAATTGAGGTAGCGGCTAGGGGGCTATATCACTAGTCGCTACGTCATTGGCTAAGGGAGAGGCAAGTCATCGGTGATTGGTCACTAGCTGTCGATGGCACCACGACGGCCTCAGGCCGAGCACCACGACGGCTGCACAACGACGATTAAAGGGAAGGGATTAGGGTTTTTCATCGATAAAAGGACTTTTTTGCCTGTTTTAATTCGTTTAATTTTAGTTGATGTCGTTTTAATAGTTTTATCCTTTAGAAATTATATACTTCTAATATATATCCCCATAAAATTATAGTTTAGTCCTTATAAATCttttaattctaatttatatccttttgatagttttgcccttcaaaaattatatatttctatCATATATCCTAAGAAAAATTATAATTGTACCCTCCAaaactaaattttttttacttatgtcctcaattataaaattaactaattCGATTAAGTATTTTTTGATCAGATTTGATCATTATTGTATTTTGACTATTTGACTTGATTTATATTCGATCAATCAAGTTTTGATCGAATTTAGGAAAAgtcaaattttgatcaattttttattttgatcaacTTTAATTATTGACTGATTTAATTATGTTGATATTTAGCCCAATTTTGAGCCTATCCAATTAAATAGGGTTGATAGGTCTAAGGGTTccttagaaattaaaaaaaaaatatatatatatatatatatcatgattttcttttatagttttctcatataacatattgataaatttttttgtgtaataattaaaattttaattattattcttagatatttgtttagttatttatatgcatatatttaaaattatgaaataatatttatttttcatataaaaggtatgatttatgatttatcatgattacaattatcatatgagttttcctttatgttgattaatgtttaataattattataattattattttattattattaaattattttaacatatattagattaaaaaattttggtggatattatttgtaactcatatcCTTGAGTTTTATCAAACAGGTAGCTATCAAAGTGGTCTAGGATGGTAGGCTTCGGGATatgatttataataatattttattatttataagatattttaaattatattttatattattgtattgcttTGTAGTCGTCAAAGTGGtctagaccaataacttataaaattatattaaaaaaattagccctaaatgatattaagaaaaataatatttataatattacacataattaagagatttagataatcccaaacgaGAACTTCAAATATATGTGATGagataggatgatactattttagatattctTGGAGTTTAAGATTGTATACCCAAAGATAGCAATACTGTTCCACAAGAATGACATCAATCCTCCATCAATAATTTTGTATGAACAATAGATATGTTAATAATTTATCCAAATGTAAAATAAAGATGATACCGATAGTTTaacatttattaaaaaatttaaaatattaatattattttattttattatagttccttcatttatttttaattctAATTCTTCTTAGTTTAACTCATTTAaattttactataataaaattaaggataagTAAAACTTAAATGAGttgactaatatatatatatatatatatatatatatatatatataggaagaaTTAAGACTAAAGTAagaaagactcataatattttggataCTACTCAAAGAATGAGTAATTATAAAAGGTTTAAgcataatttatcaaataaattagcTTAGCTTATAAAtgtaatataaactcataaataaAATACTACTTTTGTGACAAGAAAGATTATGTAAAGGACTATAAGGTTTTAATTCGAAAGGGAAAGATATAAGtctgacctttgtatgtttcaaatcaaacattataGAAGTCATTTTTTAATATTTGGTTGATTGATTCTAGCGCTTCAACTTATATTACCACTAAtagagattcattttaataatgagaacCAAAAGAGtatgaaatattcatcattataggaAATCATCTTAAAGCAAAAGCGATAATAGTTAATACTTATCGCCTACACTTGGAGGCGATTTATTtgatggattttgatgatatatattatgTTCCTACAATTCTAAAAATTGGAGTTCTTTATCTAGAATTGTCAagatattatttctcttttggttGAGGTAAGCTCATCatgattcaataaaaataaagttttttttttaattttatatgatGGTTTGTACATAATTAATGAGAATATTGAATTTACAGCAATCTTATAATCAAATATTAGAATGAAACATAGTTTCATGAACTCCTTGATATACATGCTTGTATCTACGGGCTACTCTATATTTCTTGTTTTAGTAAAGTGAAATATTTTATCACCTTTATAGATTATTGATTGAAATATAACTATCTAAGATCTTAAGCTATTAACACATTTAGGTGTACATAAATGAAatcgagagataattagatagaaaagtaaaaaattgtcagatctgataaggatgataaattttatgatagttatgattgttaggatcggaacggcactaagaggggggggggtgataaCAAATTGTACACTTAaagtctcctttttgttaatgacaaagggagagaagaatgagtaaaagattgatgacttgtgccaatgtgatagcatgacttatatggattgcaaaagctaatatgttgtgtaatgcaaatattttatatgcatcgcaaaactttttgagaatattgcaatatgaaagtttttatatTGGTTAtcgtttcatctcatgatcatatgaaatcatgccttacatttatatcatgagatttatattgaaagttcatatctcttgtcgaaatgataatgtcttttatcattcaacttgaaaataattttcatagcttgaaattatgagaaatacgaagtttcgtatttgctcatgcttatagagaataacgataagttcaacagatagaacttatcggtttaggcttgaattcaaagagattaaaTTCAAGTGTTtgtatcttctcattatatggcatatagataaggggagttatgtttaactccgtcatcaattgattgtcatcataaaaaagggagagattgttgaatctcggattttgatgatgaaatcaattgatgggttaattgatctaatacatagtcctaagtaggttttttaacaggcaacgtcgagtttccttccggcgatcttccggtggacttccgatttcttccggcggactcccaacaggctctcgatcttgtggcgagttcaacgagtctttggcaagtagccgaatctTCTCGGTGATATCCGCGAACCTCttacgatctcttcggtggacttccgaaaacttcgacaagtccccgatttattctcggttggttccgatagtattttcgacaaatcttcggactctcggcggactctcgaacacccatcgaacttgacttcggtagacttgctttatgtcttcaagctatcgtagtttatcctgcacacttaactcaataatatggattagatcaattaacccattaattgatttcatcatcaaaatccaagattcaacaatgatgAACCCGATCATAATTCtagttcttttgctagattcctgaaAAAACAAGGTATTTATGCTCAATATGTTTTACCAGATGTTTCACAGCAGAACAAGATTGTTGAAAGATGAAAccgtactcttatggatatggttagaGCATAATGAGTAATTCTTCTATACTCGAATCAATTGAGGAGAAGCACAAAGGATGGTTATGTATATATTGAACAGAGTTCTTAGTAAGTCAATTTCATCAACTTATTTTGAGTTATAAACTAGTAGGAAAcctaatttaagacatttacatatttaggaTTCCCTAAAAAGATAAGGGTTTTCAATTTACataaaaagaattttgattcaaagACTATTTCTaggtattttattatttattcacaGATTTTATTGTCGTAATCATAGTACAAGAATAGTTGAatcaagtaatataatatttctaAAAAATAACGAATCAATAGGAatgaaaatctcaaaatttaatcttaatattaagaaaatacaagttgatactcctttatcattttatatttaagaGATTGCTGTTCCTCAAGTCActaaaaaaattgatgatgagaaataacaaaataacattgaTAAACTCTCATATAATGTTAATGTCATCACTAATGATCTTGTAGAATAATCACAACCAACAGTTTTAAGAAAATCTAAAAGGAAAGGAGATCTGTCATTTCTAATTATTAtttggtatatctacaagaatcagttcATGACATAGGAATTAAAAGATCCCTTAGTATTTTCACAAGTTATAAAAAGTAACGATCTTGAAAAGTGTTATGATGCGATGAAAGAAGATTTGAAATCAATATACTAGAATGATATTTGAGAACTCATCAAATTGCTCAATTACCGTAAAAGAGCCGATTGTAAATAACTCTTTCGAATAAATTATGACTCAAAAGATAATATCGAACGATATTAAAGTTAAACTCGTGGTCAAatgttttactcataaagaatgcaTCGAACATAACgaaatatttttttagttttttaaataaactcgttaagaatcatgtaactaattatgattttgagttacatcAGATGAATATGAAAACAACTTATTTAAAGAGAAATCTGGATAAAAAACTTTATATGGATTAACCTAAACGATTCACAGAGAAAATAaaagtaatgtaaaatttgatatgAAAATTTAGGAAAATCATTTAAAACTTTAAAAAAGCATTTAGATAATGATatctaaagtttcataataccattattttttatatttaaaaaatatattaatcaatGTTAATATCTGAAGGTAGTGGGAGCAAGTTCATTAtactggtcttatatgtggataatcTTTTGCTTatcagtagtgatcttggttttttATACTGAACTAAGAAATTTCTtactaagaattttaagatgattgatatgaactTATATTATTGGTATTAAGATATTCAGGAATATAATTTAAAGGTTGTTATGATtatctcaaaaatgatatattaatCGAATCTTGGAAAGATCTAGTGTAAACTTTTGTTTAGCAAATGACAAAAGTAGAATTTTCAATCAAAAcaagtatttttaaaaataacttagaagagaatcaaatgaaagaaaaatattctttttgtaTGCGTAattagaagtctattatatgcttaagCCTAAccaaaccatatatcaattttGTAGTTGATATACTAGGTAGATATTAGAGTTAacttaagaataaaaaattaaaaaagctataaagaaagtaataagataaaaTTTTCAAAC
This genomic stretch from Musa acuminata AAA Group cultivar baxijiao chromosome BXJ3-9, Cavendish_Baxijiao_AAA, whole genome shotgun sequence harbors:
- the LOC135648916 gene encoding calmodulin-binding receptor-like cytoplasmic kinase 2 translates to MQRRSSSQPRGPNPRAVDSRASFIATPDRWETSRSSVASFASSAATAGSTSSAPNRSSFKAFLKAIVLFFSTTKPGITSARPKTTRSLESPYATPVRNFHGSLGTSKNGACHGGDSPWRKETGTMRFNMEEILQATKNFSPSLKVGQGGFGTVYKGMLDDGTLIAVKRAKTSMHDNHVSVEFQSEIKILGQIEHFNLVRFFGYLEDNDERVIVVEYVPNGTLREHLDGFRGSYLDLSSRLDIAVDVAHAVTYLHMYADNPIIHRDIKSSNILLTENLRAKVADFGFARLGVNEAGVTHISTQVKGTAGYLDPEYIRTYQLTDKSDVFSFGVLLVELISARRPIERKRILKERVTIKWAMKKFREGRTIQILDPNLPQTPANNLALEQIIELALQCLAPFRQSRPCMRSCAEILWNIRKDHRELLSSDPLSQTSHQRTLPSATRVTFK